A genomic segment from Saimiri boliviensis isolate mSaiBol1 chromosome 14, mSaiBol1.pri, whole genome shotgun sequence encodes:
- the C14H19orf25 gene encoding UPF0449 protein C19orf25 homolog encodes MGSKAKKRVLLPTRPAPPTVEQILEDVRGAPAEDPVFTALAPEDPPVPFRTVEDTETPGEQLFRQSRAYVADTQRLRQAGDALRQRCEQLRRAGEDLEREVVQMKQAAVPGAQAAS; translated from the exons ATGGGCTCCAAGGCCAAGAAGCGCGTGCTGCTGCCCACCCGCCCAGCGCCCCCCACGGTGGAGCAGATCCTGGAGGACGTGCGGGGGGCGCCGGCAGAGGACCCCGTGTTCACCGCCCTGGCCCCGGAAG ACCCCCCTGTCCCCTTCAGGACGGTGGAGGACACGGAGACCCCGGGGGAGCAGCTGTTCCGGCAGAGCCGGGCCTATGTGGCTGATACCCAGCGGCTCCGGCAGGCGGGCGACGCGCTGAGGCAGAGGTGCGAGCAGCTGCGGCGGGCCGGCGAGGACCTGGAGCGGGAGGTCGTCCAGATGAAGCAGGCGGCAGTGCCGGGTGCCCAGGCTGCCTCTTGA